In Lapillicoccus jejuensis, the DNA window GAACGACTCCGAGAGCACGAGCAACGCGGGGTCGCGTCCCCAGCCGGCGGCCGAGGGCACCCTCGCCTCCGACGAGGCGCTCGCCGCGCTGCGCGAGAAGCTCACCGGTCACTGAGCCGGACGGCACAGCACAGGTCCGACGGCCCGGTCCCCGCGAGGGGGCCGGGCCGTCGGCCTGTCCCGGGCCGTCGACGGCCGTCGAGGGTCAGCCGCGGCCGACGAGCGCGCCGCCGTTGACCGGCAGGATCTGGCCCGTCGTCCAGCCCGCGAGCGGCGAGGCGAGGTGGGCCACCGCCTCGGCGACCTCCTGCGCCGTCCCGGCCCGGCCGGTCGGGATGGCGGCGAGCCGGGAGGCGGCCAGGCCCGGGTCGCGCGCGATCCGGTGCCGCCAGAAGTCGGTCTCCGGGACGAAGCCGGGGGCGACCGCGTTGAGGGTGACACCCGAGGGCGCCAGCACCGGGGCCGTGGCCCAGACCCAGGCGTGCACGGCGGCCTTCGCGGCGCCGTACGAGCCCCCGCCGCGCTCCCCGGCGATGGAGCCCATCGCGACCACCCGCGCCCCCGGCGTGGTGAGGTGGCCCCGCAGCGCCTCGAAGGGCAGGACGGTCGTCAGCACGTTGAGGTCGAGGTCGACGCGCCAGGCGGCGGCGACCCGTGCTAGCCGGCCGACCTCGCCCGTCGGCTCGGGGCCGTCCGGCGCCGGGGCGTTGCCGCCGGCGTTGAGGACGAGGACGTCGACCGTCCGCCCCTCGCGCAGGGCGGCGGCGAGGCGTGCGACGTCGGCCGGGTCGCGCAGGTCCGCGGGGTGCGTCGTCACGCGGCCCGCGGCGTCCGCCTCGAGGGCGGCGCGCGCCTGGTCGAGCACCTCCGCCCGGCGGCCGACGAGGACGACCTCGTCGCCGTCGGCGAGGAAGCGGGCCGCGCAGGCCCGTCCGATGCCGGTTCCCCCGCCGGTGATGACGACCCGTCGTGACATGCCCCGAGGATAGGTCGGGGCCGTCGGTGCGAGGATCCACGTCGACGACGGTGGTGGCCGCAGGAGGACGACGTGAGCGACGAGCACGCCAGGCCGTGGTGGCGCGACTACGTCGAGCACCCGCGCCACGGGCCGCTGCCCGGCCTGCTCGTGCTGCTCACGGTGGCGACCGGGCTCGTGGACGGGGTGAGCATCCTCGCCCTCGGCCGCGTCTTCGTCGCCAACATGACCGGCAACGTCGCCTTCCTCGGCTTCGCCCTGGGCGGCGCGCCCGGCTTCTCGCTCGACGCCTCGGTGGTCGCGCTCGGCGCCTTCCTCGTCGGGGCCGGGCTCGGCGGGGCCCTCGTGCGTCGCCGGCGCGCCCACCGCGGCCGGCTGCTGCGCGACGCCACCGTGCCGGTGATCGGCCTGCTGGTCGCCGCGGTCGTCGTGCTCGCGGTGGCACGCCCGCCGTACGACGGCGCGGTGCAGGTCCTCGTCGTCGCGCTCAGCGCCCTCGCGCTCGGCCTGCAGAACGCCGCCGTGCGCGGGCTCGCCGTGCCGGACCTCACGACGACCGTGCTGACGATGACGCTGACCGGGGTCGCGGCCGACCTGCGCGGCGGCGACCACCGCACCACGACCCGGCGCGTGCTCGCCGTCGTGGCGATGCTGGTCGGCGCGCTGGTCGGCACGCTGCTGGTGCGCGGCCCCGGCGCCGCCGTCGCGCTCGGGGTGGCGGTCCTGCTCGAGGCGGTGGTGCTCGGCGCGGTGGCGGCCGCGAGCCGTCGTACGGCGTCCTGGCAGTCCGGCCCCTAGGCTCGGGCCGTGCTGAGGGTGGGGCTGACCGGCGGGATCGGGGCGGGCAAGTCGACGGTCGCCCGTCGCCTCGAGGAGCTCGGGGCGGTCGTCACCGACGCGGACGCCGTGGCCCGCGAGGTGATGGAGCCGGGGGAGCCCACGCTGGCCGCGGTCGCCGAGCGGTTCGGTGCCCACCTGCTGCGCGCCGACGGGACGCTCGACCGGGCGGCGCTCGCCGCCGTCGTCTTCCCGGACCCGGCCGCGCTCGCCGACCTCGACGCGATCACGGGCCCCGCCATCGCGCAGCGGGTCGCGGCGCGACGGGCGCAGGTCCCTGCGGACCGGGTGTCCGTCTTCGACATGCCGCTGCTCGTCGAACGCCGCCTGTGGGTGCACGAGCACCTCACCCTCGTCGTCGACGCCCCGGTGGGGACCAGGGTGCGGCGGCTCGTCGAGCAGCGCGGCCTCGACGAGGGCGACGCCCGGCACCGGATCGCCGCCCAGGCGGACGACCGGCAGCGCCGGGCCGCGGCCGACCTGTGGGTCGACAACGGGGGCGACCCGGACGCCACCCGGGAGCAGGTCGACGCGCTGTGGCGCGACCGTCTGGCGCCGTACGACGACGCGCTGCGCACCGGCCGCCGCAGCCGACGCCCCGAGCACGGGCCGATCCTGCACGAGCCCGACCCGACCTGGCCCGCCCAGGCCGCCCGGCTCGTCGCGCGGCTGCACGACGCCCTCGACCCGGTCGTGCCCGGGGTCCGCGTCGACCACATCGGCTCGACGAGCGTGCCAGGCCTGCCGGCCAAGGACGTCCTCGACCTGCAGGTCGGCGTGCCCGACCTGGCGCTCGCGGACACGCCGGTCTTCCGGGGCGCGATGGACGGGCGGGGGTTCGTCCGCTCGGAGGGGAACGAGGTGGACCACCCGCACGGTCCGGACCCGTGGTGGGAGAAGCGGTTCCACGGGTCGGTGGACCCGGGGCGGTCCGCGAACGTGCATGTCCGCGCCGTCGGGTCGCCGGGGTGGACCTTCGCGCTCGCCTTCCGCGACCGGCTGCGCGCCGACGACGCGTGGCGGGCGGAGTACGCCGCGGTGAAGGCGCGGCTCGCGCGGGAGGCGACGTC includes these proteins:
- a CDS encoding SDR family NAD(P)-dependent oxidoreductase, which gives rise to MSRRVVITGGGTGIGRACAARFLADGDEVVLVGRRAEVLDQARAALEADAAGRVTTHPADLRDPADVARLAAALREGRTVDVLVLNAGGNAPAPDGPEPTGEVGRLARVAAAWRVDLDLNVLTTVLPFEALRGHLTTPGARVVAMGSIAGERGGGSYGAAKAAVHAWVWATAPVLAPSGVTLNAVAPGFVPETDFWRHRIARDPGLAASRLAAIPTGRAGTAQEVAEAVAHLASPLAGWTTGQILPVNGGALVGRG
- the coaE gene encoding dephospho-CoA kinase, whose amino-acid sequence is MLRVGLTGGIGAGKSTVARRLEELGAVVTDADAVAREVMEPGEPTLAAVAERFGAHLLRADGTLDRAALAAVVFPDPAALADLDAITGPAIAQRVAARRAQVPADRVSVFDMPLLVERRLWVHEHLTLVVDAPVGTRVRRLVEQRGLDEGDARHRIAAQADDRQRRAAADLWVDNGGDPDATREQVDALWRDRLAPYDDALRTGRRSRRPEHGPILHEPDPTWPAQAARLVARLHDALDPVVPGVRVDHIGSTSVPGLPAKDVLDLQVGVPDLALADTPVFRGAMDGRGFVRSEGNEVDHPHGPDPWWEKRFHGSVDPGRSANVHVRAVGSPGWTFALAFRDRLRADDAWRAEYAAVKARLAREATSTTAYVDAKEPWFEPAWHAVQDWVVATGWRPPPEPTGLT
- a CDS encoding YoaK family protein → MSDEHARPWWRDYVEHPRHGPLPGLLVLLTVATGLVDGVSILALGRVFVANMTGNVAFLGFALGGAPGFSLDASVVALGAFLVGAGLGGALVRRRRAHRGRLLRDATVPVIGLLVAAVVVLAVARPPYDGAVQVLVVALSALALGLQNAAVRGLAVPDLTTTVLTMTLTGVAADLRGGDHRTTTRRVLAVVAMLVGALVGTLLVRGPGAAVALGVAVLLEAVVLGAVAAASRRTASWQSGP